AACCAGCGACCAATCGATTATGAGTCGACTGCTCAAACCAACTGAGCTAAAGGGCCAGTGTTGCAGTGAGTTAACAGGAGTTGTTCAACGATAACGACTCTCGCTCAGGGTGAATATCTCCCTACAGCGGCGGGCAGCATATTTGCTAATGTTAATCCATGCAATAACGGAGGGTTATTTTAAGACGAATCGTAGTTACATCAATTAAAAACCCCGCCGGAGCGAGGTTTGATTTTGTAAGCTATGTGACGAACTGACCACTCTTATCAGAATATCAGCGTTTTTACGATCGTAAAGCTATTATGCTACTTTCCGTGCTATCGACTCTTTTCGTACTAGCCTATCCATTTCTAAGCGAACATCTAGCGCCATCAGCAAACCTTCAACGATCCCCTCCGCTTTCTGTAACTGCTTGCCTACATGGGTATCGGAACAGTGATTTTGCTTAGCTAGCGCCATGAACGTTTTGCCAAATAGGTAATAGTCCACCAGCAAATCATGAGCATCAGGGTTCTTTTTGTTCAACGTTGCCATACAGCCTACGATCACCATGGCATCATCATCGCAGCACTGAGGGCGAGATTTTACCTTTGAGGGGATCAAGCCAGAGAACCCCGCTGCAATCGAGCTCCAACACACGTCTTCTTTGTTGTTTGCGGCCCATGCTCCCCACCGTTCAAGAACTATTTGAATATCTCTCATACATTCTCCACACACTAAGCTTTAAAGATTGCGCCAACACCCATGGCGTAATTTAAAAATTCAATTAATAGGAATCGCTGATCTCCGTGTTTCTGTTCCCATCCTGCAACATCTTTGTGCAACTTGTCGTGGCACCGCCTGCATAGCGGCAACACGAACAGGTCATGCGCTTTGGTTCCCATGCCACCTAGCCCATGGTTAATCACATGATGCGGATCGTCAGCTGGTTTACTGCAACCACAGCACTTTTGCGTTTTTACCCACCGCGTGTACTTCTCACACTCCCAGCGTGCCAGTTTAGGTTTCAACATAAAGCTCGCTGGTGGTGCTTCATCCCCCATTAGTTTGATAACTGGCTTCACTAGCTCGACGCTTTCAGCAATGACCTTCGCTGGGTTTGTTGACCACGGATTTATGTCTGCCTCTTTCATAACGCCACCCACAAACGCTGGTGGCTCAGGCGTCTTTGTGACGCGGTAATCAATGGCGCTCGGAAGATATTCAGTAAGATGATTGAGCACAGCCCACCAGCAAAGCTCGGGTAATGTAAGTTGGTGGCCTTCGTTAAAGCCGAGCGAACCGCGCACCGAGTCCACCAGCCATTCTGCTCGGTTGGTTTCGGCAATGTCGCCCAACGCGGGGTGAAACTGATCGTGGTGGAGGTTGTCGCAGCTCCAACACAGACGAACGGCACCGTTTTTATGCGATACCGTGTTCAAATTTCTGTTGTGATAACTGCGTTTCCACTGGCAGATTTTGATTTCATCAACCCACGCGTTAAGCGCACCATCACCGCCAGCGGCTCTAATCACATCGTAGTGAGAGAAGAACGACCGCAGCTCCTCATCATTAGCCAGATCCTGATTTGCCGCAGGCAGCTCACCGGCTGGCAG
This is a stretch of genomic DNA from Hafnia alvei. It encodes these proteins:
- a CDS encoding antiterminator Q family protein encodes the protein MRDIQIVLERWGAWAANNKEDVCWSSIAAGFSGLIPSKVKSRPQCCDDDAMVIVGCMATLNKKNPDAHDLLVDYYLFGKTFMALAKQNHCSDTHVGKQLQKAEGIVEGLLMALDVRLEMDRLVRKESIARKVA
- a CDS encoding DUF968 domain-containing protein is translated as MRMILTAFPQTDAGIVLLKPGQLTHKFRKGQRLMITAVPEEFAKLPAGELPAANQDLANDEELRSFFSHYDVIRAAGGDGALNAWVDEIKICQWKRSYHNRNLNTVSHKNGAVRLCWSCDNLHHDQFHPALGDIAETNRAEWLVDSVRGSLGFNEGHQLTLPELCWWAVLNHLTEYLPSAIDYRVTKTPEPPAFVGGVMKEADINPWSTNPAKVIAESVELVKPVIKLMGDEAPPASFMLKPKLARWECEKYTRWVKTQKCCGCSKPADDPHHVINHGLGGMGTKAHDLFVLPLCRRCHDKLHKDVAGWEQKHGDQRFLLIEFLNYAMGVGAIFKA